The Garra rufa chromosome 18, GarRuf1.0, whole genome shotgun sequence genome window below encodes:
- the phc2a gene encoding polyhomeotic-like protein 2 isoform X2: MTSGSGNNAPTVTGSAPQNGESKPPPQAVVKPQILTHVIEGFVIQEGAEPFPVERPSLLIENLKKQKQHQAYSDLDKRSQTFQNADSEMEDLSQQELSNQNSEPMLSCEFCGIVDFAYNFKRSKRFCSTVCAKRYNVGCTKRMGLFPRKSTSENPKKQKASNANHHNSSTDVRKRNPSAQTNMGASLLSPHPSHPSHGESSQCSDMSSFEEPISPLSNSSFGAQRLQNDERFDHSRELPLLTQHFLASDPTKWNVEDVYEFICSLPGCQEIAEEFRSQEIDGQALMLLKEDHLMSTMNIKLGPALKIFARISMLKDS; the protein is encoded by the exons ATGACCTCGGGCAGCGGCAACAATGCGCCCACGGTGACCGGCAGCGCTCCGCAAAATGGCGAGAGTAAACCGCCACCACAGGCGGTAGTGAAGCCCCAGATCCTAACGCATGTCATTGAGGGATTCGTGATTCAGGAAGGAGCTGAGCCTTTTCCC GTTGAACGACCGTCCTTGTTGATCGAGAATTTAAAGAAGCAGAAGCAGCATCAGGCTTACTCGGATCTGGATAAGCGGTCTCAGACCTTTCAAAATGCCGACTCTGAGATGGAGGATCTTTCACAGCAAG AGCTGAGTAACCAGAATTCCGAGCCAATGCTGTCATGTGAATTCTGTGGGATTGTAGACTTCGCATATAACTTCAAGAGATCCAAGAGGTTTTGTTCTACGGTGTGTGCAAAGAG GTATAATGTTGGATGCACAAAGCGAATGGGACTTTTCCCAAGAAAATCAACCTCGGAGAACCCAAAGAAACAGAAAGCCTCCAACGCCAATCATCATAACAGCAGCACGGATGTCAGGAAGCGG AATCCAAGTGCTCAAACAAACATGGGTGCGTCTTTGTTATCCCCACATCCATCTCATCCAAGTCACGGTGAGTCCAGCCAGTGCTCAGACATGTCCAGCTTCGAAGAGCCCATTTCGCCCCTGTCCAACTCCAGCTTTGGAGCCCAGAGGCTTCAGAACGACGAAAGATTCGATCACAGTAGAGAGCTCCCTCTCCTGACACAGCACTTCCTCGCCAGCGACCCCACCAAGTGGAATGTCGAGGACGTCTATGAATTCATCTGCTCTCTGCCAG GCTGCCAGGAGATCGCCGAAGAGTTTCGCTCTCAGGAGATCGACGGCCAAGCCTTGATGCTCCTCAAAGAGGATCATCTCATGAGCACCATGAACATCAAACTGGGCCCAGCACTGAAAATCTTTGCCCGTATTAGTATGCTCAAGGACTCGTAG
- the phc2a gene encoding polyhomeotic-like protein 2 isoform X1: MEKEKEQGSVASSASVTTSSTTSASTGSNATTNSSCRQHTVPQISVYGGITDRQTVQVIQQALNRQPSTAAAQYLQQMYAAQQQHLMLQTAALQQQHLSLAAVQQASIVAGRQSCSQNGTTTQQTVASQTTINLATSPAAAHLISRAQSGSSVPVCIAQQAVLLGNSSTPTLTASQAQMYLRAQMAQQTNLVQVARSLGRAVPLSPQLIFTPAASVTAVQPEASALSINTSPTGQVQNLALRGQQGVLTSSLSQSQLQSLSVKQSPGASVTNQPVARLKSPGAEPNSQGAAAKSSPAETSSETVGKNYKTSDLTTRELNVCPSVTSVAGHPLISTAYTQIQTHQLLQQHKQQFVIQQQPQLLQRGQAQLLEAATIHPHAVQAVAIQPALPAQPQQCPIPLLPKVPVTCQQATIFHSTTVSQQALAQNGQPPMLSQSKAAPLQLTAVNVQIQPVQTQLGVTTQDVSNKDNTVPLDPQLLSISTQVPTHTEQCQSVKQSPQSQVTENTEAGRVNVKTGVGSPPAMTSGSGNNAPTVTGSAPQNGESKPPPQAVVKPQILTHVIEGFVIQEGAEPFPVERPSLLIENLKKQKQHQAYSDLDKRSQTFQNADSEMEDLSQQELSNQNSEPMLSCEFCGIVDFAYNFKRSKRFCSTVCAKRYNVGCTKRMGLFPRKSTSENPKKQKASNANHHNSSTDVRKRNPSAQTNMGASLLSPHPSHPSHGESSQCSDMSSFEEPISPLSNSSFGAQRLQNDERFDHSRELPLLTQHFLASDPTKWNVEDVYEFICSLPGCQEIAEEFRSQEIDGQALMLLKEDHLMSTMNIKLGPALKIFARISMLKDS; this comes from the exons GTCATCCAGCAGGCCTTGAACAGGCAGCCCAGCACCGCAGCAGCTCAGTATCTACAGCAGATGTATGCAGCTCAACAACAACACCTCATGCTACAGACCGCAGCACTACAGCAACAGCACCTGAGTCTGGCTGCAGTGCAGCAG GCTAGTATAGTGGCAGGAAGACAAAGCTGTAGTCAGAATGGCACTACAACCCAGCAGACTGTGGCCTCCCAAACCACT ATAAACCTTGCCACATCCCCAGCGGCAGCTCATTTGATCAGTCGAGCCCAGAGCGGGAGCTCTGTTCCAGTCTGCATTGCCCAACAGGCCGTGCTGCTGGGAAACTCCTCCACACCCACACTCACCGCCAGCCAAGCACAGATGTATTTACGAGCTCAGATG GCACAGCAAACCAATCTTGTGCAAGTAGCGAGGAGCCTAGGACGAGCCGTTCCTTTGTCCCCTCAGCTTATTTTCACCCCAGCTGCCTCAGTCACCGCAGTTCAGCCAGAGGCCTCTGCGCTGTCAATCAATACATCGCCCACAGGACAG GTGCAAAACTTGGCTCTtcgtggccagcagggggtgctgaCATCCTCTCTCTCTCAGTCTCAGCTACAGAGCCTGAGTGTGAAACAGTCCCCCGGGGCATCAGTGACTAACCAACCAGTGGCCCGACTCAAAAGTCCTGGAGCGGAGCCGAACTCTCAGGGAGCTGCTGCAAAGAGCAGTCCCGCAGAAACGTCCTCAGAGACTGTGGGAAAAAACTACAAAACCAGTGACCTCACAACAAGGGAGCTTAACGTGTGTCCCAGTGTGACCTCAGTGGCGGGCCATCCTCTCATCAGCACAG CATATACCCAAATTCAGACCCATCAGCTGCTCCAGCAGCACAAGCAGCAGTTTGTGATACAGCAGCAGCCTCAGTTACTGCAGAGAGGTCAAGCACAGCTTTTAGAGGCCGCCACCATTCATCCTCACGCAGTGCAAGCTGTAGCCATTCAGCCTGCCCTGCCAGCTCAGCCCCAGCAGTGTCCAATCCCTCTGCTGCCCAAAGTGCCTGTTACCTGCCAACAAGCAACCATCTTCCATTCTACTACTGTGAGTCAGCAGGCACTTGCCCAGAATGGACAGCCACCCATGCTGAGCCAGAGCAAAGCAGCACCTCTACAGCTCACCGCAGTTAATGTCCAGATCCAGCCAGTTCAAACTCAG CTGGGAGTAACCACACAGGATGTGTCCAATAAGGACAACACTGTTCCTCTCGACCCGCAGCTGCTATCCATATCAACACAAGTGCCAACCCACACAGAACAATGCCAATCGGTCAAGCAATCTCCACAAAGTCAAGTGACAGAAAACACAGAAG CAGGCAGAGTGAATGTGAAGACAGGTGTGGGTTCACCTCCAGCCATGACCTCGGGCAGCGGCAACAATGCGCCCACGGTGACCGGCAGCGCTCCGCAAAATGGCGAGAGTAAACCGCCACCACAGGCGGTAGTGAAGCCCCAGATCCTAACGCATGTCATTGAGGGATTCGTGATTCAGGAAGGAGCTGAGCCTTTTCCC GTTGAACGACCGTCCTTGTTGATCGAGAATTTAAAGAAGCAGAAGCAGCATCAGGCTTACTCGGATCTGGATAAGCGGTCTCAGACCTTTCAAAATGCCGACTCTGAGATGGAGGATCTTTCACAGCAAG AGCTGAGTAACCAGAATTCCGAGCCAATGCTGTCATGTGAATTCTGTGGGATTGTAGACTTCGCATATAACTTCAAGAGATCCAAGAGGTTTTGTTCTACGGTGTGTGCAAAGAG GTATAATGTTGGATGCACAAAGCGAATGGGACTTTTCCCAAGAAAATCAACCTCGGAGAACCCAAAGAAACAGAAAGCCTCCAACGCCAATCATCATAACAGCAGCACGGATGTCAGGAAGCGG AATCCAAGTGCTCAAACAAACATGGGTGCGTCTTTGTTATCCCCACATCCATCTCATCCAAGTCACGGTGAGTCCAGCCAGTGCTCAGACATGTCCAGCTTCGAAGAGCCCATTTCGCCCCTGTCCAACTCCAGCTTTGGAGCCCAGAGGCTTCAGAACGACGAAAGATTCGATCACAGTAGAGAGCTCCCTCTCCTGACACAGCACTTCCTCGCCAGCGACCCCACCAAGTGGAATGTCGAGGACGTCTATGAATTCATCTGCTCTCTGCCAG GCTGCCAGGAGATCGCCGAAGAGTTTCGCTCTCAGGAGATCGACGGCCAAGCCTTGATGCTCCTCAAAGAGGATCATCTCATGAGCACCATGAACATCAAACTGGGCCCAGCACTGAAAATCTTTGCCCGTATTAGTATGCTCAAGGACTCGTAG